In Leptospira bourretii, the genomic window GAATTTGTTTTATTAAGAGCCTAAGAAAACGCCATCCGTGGCTTAACTAAATAATTACATTCGGAAACGTCGTATAACAGCGTCTTCCCGCTACGTTTCGGCACAAGGCCTCACTCGGCCTCCGGCAAATTCCCTTCCGGCACGCTTCTTGCCCAGCAAGAAGGCGCGCCGACGCTAACGCCTACTCCGTAGGCTCAGCTACGAGGAACGTCGTCTCCACTAGTTCGTTATACGCAAGACCGTTAAGCTTTAGTTTTAAGGAAAAATTTAAGTAGTTGACAACGTAAACCAATTAAACTATTACTCTAAATAGTGGAAAAACGAATTTGCCATTATCCTCTAAAAAAGATCAAAGAACTGATAATGGAAGGAAAATACTCGGTAACGAGAAAAGCTCAAAAAACTGCTCTCGAACATTTTGGGTATGGAGAAGAGGATATTATCAATGATGTTCTAAATTTGCAAAATGCTGACTTTTTCAAATCTATGACCTCTCATAATAATCACCTACTCTGGCATGATGTTTATAAAAAAGTAAGTAACAATTTCAAAATATATATTAAAATTCAAATTTCTAACAGCAATACATTAGTTATTTCTTTTAAAGGAGACGAAAGCATATGAAAGATAAAAAATGGATCGATTGTCCTTCCTGTGGCGAAGTAAATTCTATGGTCTTCAAATCTGACGTTTCTGAAAACTATTTTGTTAAAGATTATGGAACTATTAAA contains:
- a CDS encoding type II toxin-antitoxin system MqsR family toxin, with translation MEKRICHYPLKKIKELIMEGKYSVTRKAQKTALEHFGYGEEDIINDVLNLQNADFFKSMTSHNNHLLWHDVYKKVSNNFKIYIKIQISNSNTLVISFKGDESI